In a single window of the Drosophila miranda strain MSH22 chromosome XL, D.miranda_PacBio2.1, whole genome shotgun sequence genome:
- the LOC108163662 gene encoding tubulin-specific chaperone A translates to MYCPRITKPQANDNRPQAKPTPKLESNQCPTTYYSGSDPRLEQLVVYRSLLEHLLDQKMHYDRERELEEQRLERFRREGLNERSLMVQERVLKKTQAMLPGIVFKMRNEVDRLQRLLETDQQQLRQLDLELFDQCQQLLSASKQSLDHEL, encoded by the coding sequence ATGTACTGTCCCCGTATAACCAAGCCACAAGCCAACGATAATCGCCCCCAAGCCAAGCCCACACCTAAGCTCGAATCCAACCAGTGCCCTACCACATACTACAGTGGGTCCGACCCCCGTCTCGAGCAACTAGTCGTCTACCGGTCCCTGCTCGAGCACTTGCTGGACCAAAAGATGCACTATGACCGGGAACGGGAACTGGAAGAGCAGCGTCTGGAGCGGTTTCGGCGCGAGGGCCTCAACGAGCGCAGCCTGATGGTACAAGAGCGGGTTCTGAAGAAGACTCAGGCCATGCTCCCAGGCATTGTCTTTAAGATGCGCAACGAGGTGGATAGGCTGCAGCGCCTCCTGGAgaccgaccagcagcagctgagGCAGCTGGATCTGGAGCTCTTCGATCAGTGCCAGCAGCTGCTAAGCGCCTCGAAGCAGAGCCTAGACCACGAGCTCTGA
- the LOC108164107 gene encoding lipoamide acyltransferase component of branched-chain alpha-keto acid dehydrogenase complex, mitochondrial: protein MATHLLRNGASSWLLKNYLSRHQTLKRCLHVTPSLDKTVSFNLSDIGEGIREVTVKEWFVKVGDTVEQFDNLCEVQSDKASVTITSRYDGKITKIHHSIDEIALVGKPLLDFDVLDEEGDENSTESSSSSSDSSSSEAEAAKLSAGEAVSINGGRVITPATPAVRRLAKEHQLDLANVPPTGKNGRVLKGDILEYLGQVPPGTNIPHPTIAAKQQSQIARTTAGTAAAIPSDRVEVLKGVRKAMLKAMTESLKIPHFAYSDEIDMSNLVQFRAQLQAMAKESGVPKLTFMPFCIKAASIALTKYPIVNSSLDLASESLVYKGAHNISVAIDTPQGLVVPNIKNCQSKNIIEIAKDLNALVERGRTGSLRPTDFADGTFSLSNIGIIGGTYTHPCIMAPQVAIGAMGRTKAVPRFNDKDEVVKAQIMSVSWSADHRVIDGVTMASFSNVWKQYLEQPALFLLH from the exons ATGGCAACACACCTGCTCCGAAATGGAGCTTCCAGCTGGCTTCTCAAGAACTATCTTTCCCGCCACCAAACA ctAAAGCGCTGCCTGCATGTGACTCCTAGCCTGGACAAGACTGTTTCCTTCAATCTGAGCGACATCGGCGAGGGCATCCGCGAGGTGACGGTTAAGGAGTGGTTTGTCAAGGTGGGCGACACCGTCGAGCAGTTTGACAATCTATGCGAGGTTCAGTCAGACAAAGCCTCGGTGACCATTACCAGTCGCTACGATGGCAAAATCACTAAAATCCACCACAGCATCGATGAGATCGCATTGGTGGGCAAGCCCCTGCTGGACTTTGATGTGCTCGACGAGGAGGGTGACGAGAATAGCACTGAATCCTCCTCTTCTTCCTCCGATAGCTCCTCCAGCGAAGCGGAGGCTGCCAAACTTTCAGCAGGAGAGGCTGTTTCCATTAATGGGGGCCGAGTAATCACCCCAGCCACTCCCGCTGTTCGTCGCCTGGCGAAGGAACATCAGCTGGACCTAGCCAATGTGCCGCCTACGGGCAAAAACGGACGCGTTCTCAAGGGCGATATACTGGAGTATCTGGGGCAGGTGCCCCCCGGCACAAATATCCCTCATCCTACGATTGCCGCCAAGCAGCAGTCTCAGATAGCCAGAACGACTGCTGGTACAGCAGCTGCCATTCCCTCCGATCGTGTGGAGGTGCTAAAGGGTGTGCGCAAGGCCATGCTGAAGGCGATGACCGAATCCCTG AAAATTCCGCACTTTGCGTACAGCGATGAGATCGACATGTCCAATTTGGTGCAGTTCCGGGCCCAGCTGCAGGCAATGGCCAAGGAGAGCGGTGTGCCCAAGCTCACGTTCATGCCGTTCTGCATTAAGGCGGCCAGCATTGCTCTGACCAAGTATCCGATTGTTAACAGCTCTCTGGACCTGGCCAGCGAGTCGCTTGTCTACAAGGGGGCCCACAACATAAGCGTGGCCATCGACACGCCCCAGGGCCTGGTGGTGCCGAACATCAAGAATTGCCAATCGAAGAACATCATTGAGATAGCCAAGGACCTGAATGCGCTGGTGGAGCGAGGACGCACTGGCTCGCTGAGACCCACGGACTTTGCCGACGGTACATTTTCCCTGTCCAACATTGGCATT ATTGGCGGCACTTATACGCATCCCTGCATTATGGCGCCCCAGGTTGCCATCGGTGCCATGGGCCGAACCAAGGCTGTGCCGCGCTTCAACGATAAGGACGAGGTGGTCAAGGCACAGATCATGAGCGTCAGCTGGTCGGCCGATCATCGTGTCATCGACGGCGTCACCATGGCCAGCTTCTCGAACGTTTGGAAGCAGTATCTGGAGCAGCCGGCTCTCTTCCTGCTGCACTAA
- the LOC108164115 gene encoding translation machinery-associated protein 16 homolog, which produces MTNLRKELEKCKHPNSRKTKALGKKARRQNNKHKVRLGHAIKSNIMGEKLTWFLGHIAEERTAPLSPQEFEDLIALYLQRFDEELAQIALKQSIGKHRANQHAARKDVITITLEKERNEYQSGGMELLNLCDPLKLKMLRDWDGSALSVQHLKLDLVSHNMLQRLKKQGEEVKSSKAGEKMETA; this is translated from the exons ATG ACTAACTTACGCAAGGAGCTGGAGAAATGCAAACACCCGAATAGTCGCAAGACCAAGGCCCTGGGCAAGAAGGCGCGTCGTCAAAACAACAAACATAAAGTGCGCTTGGGCCATGCCATCAAAAGCAACATCATGGGCGAAAAGCTGACCTGGTTCTTGGGCCACATCGCAGAGGAACGTACCGCTCCACTCAGTCCCCAGGAGTTCGAGGACCTGATAGCCCTCTACTTGCAACGCTTCGACGAGGAACTGGCGCAGATTGCCCTGAAGCAGTCGATTGGGAAGCATCGCGCCAACCAACATGCGGCCCGCAAAGACGTCATTACAATTACACTTGAAAAGGAGCGCAACGAGTACCAGAGCGGCGGAATGG AGCTGCTGAACCTTTGCGATCCGCTCAAATTGAAAATGCTACGGGATTGGGATGGCAGTGCCCTGAGTGTTCAGCATTTGAAGTTAGATCTTGTCTCGCATAACATGCTACAACGCTTAAAGAAGCAGGGAGAAGAAGTTAAAAGCAGTAAGGCGGGTGAAAAGATGGAGACGGCATAG
- the LOC108164145 gene encoding cytochrome c oxidase copper chaperone yields MGSSTSKGVEVAQAAASEPVAATNAASGAKPKCKACCACPETKRARDQCMVERGEENCTELIEAHKKCMRDAGFNI; encoded by the exons ATGGGCAGCAGCACATCCAAGGGAGTCGAAGTCGCTCAAGCCGCTGCATCAGAACCCGTCGCCGCGACTAATGCCGCCTCTGGTGCCAAACCCAAGTGCAAGGCATGCTGCGCCTGTCCCGAGACCAAGCGGGCACGTGACCAGTG CATGGTAGAGCGCGGCGAGGAGAACTGCACTGAACTGATTGAGGCGCATAAGAAGTGCATGCGCGACGCCGGCTTCAACATCTAA
- the LOC108164131 gene encoding microsomal glutathione S-transferase 1 isoform X1 — MSTNSSTMPMTPPNELFNLDNPVFCCYLFWATVLVVKMLLMSLLTAVQRFRFKLLGLVPLGMRRKIFPNQEDLFFKNTEVQFNDPHVERVRRAHRNDMENILPYFIMALIYISTNPDATVSCNLFRVASLARIVHTLVYAVYPVPQPSRIIAFGCMLLITFYMAAVVALRTLSFV, encoded by the exons ATGTCCACCAATAGCAGTACCATGCCGATGACGCCCCCCAATGAGCTGTTCAACCTGGACAATCCTGTCTTCTGCTGCTATCTCTTTTGGGCCACGGTGCTGGTGGTCAAGATGCTGCTCATGTCGCTTTTGACTGCCGTGCAACGTTTCCGCTTCAAG CTTCTGGGTCTGGTTCCATTGGGAATGAGGCGAAAG ATATTTCCCAACCAGGAGGACCTCTTCTTCAAGAACACGGAAGTTCAGTTTAATGATCCACATGTGGAGCGCGTACGCAG AGCCCATCGCAACGACATGGAGAACATCTTGCCATATTTCATCATGGCCCTGATCTACATAAGCACCAATCCGGATGCAACAGTGTCCTGCAACCTGTTCCGAGTGGCCTCCTTGGCCCGCATAGTGCACACCCTGGTCTACGCCGTGTATCCTGTGCCGCAGCCATCCCGGATAATCGCCTTTGGCTGCATGCTTCTCATTACTTTTTACATGGCTGCAGTTGTGGCCTTGCGCACCCTTAGCTTTGTCTGA
- the LOC108164131 gene encoding microsomal glutathione S-transferase 1 isoform X2: protein MSTNSSTMPMTPPNELFNLDNPVFCCYLFWATVLVVKMLLMSLLTAVQRFRFKIFPNQEDLFFKNTEVQFNDPHVERVRRAHRNDMENILPYFIMALIYISTNPDATVSCNLFRVASLARIVHTLVYAVYPVPQPSRIIAFGCMLLITFYMAAVVALRTLSFV from the exons ATGTCCACCAATAGCAGTACCATGCCGATGACGCCCCCCAATGAGCTGTTCAACCTGGACAATCCTGTCTTCTGCTGCTATCTCTTTTGGGCCACGGTGCTGGTGGTCAAGATGCTGCTCATGTCGCTTTTGACTGCCGTGCAACGTTTCCGCTTCAAG ATATTTCCCAACCAGGAGGACCTCTTCTTCAAGAACACGGAAGTTCAGTTTAATGATCCACATGTGGAGCGCGTACGCAG AGCCCATCGCAACGACATGGAGAACATCTTGCCATATTTCATCATGGCCCTGATCTACATAAGCACCAATCCGGATGCAACAGTGTCCTGCAACCTGTTCCGAGTGGCCTCCTTGGCCCGCATAGTGCACACCCTGGTCTACGCCGTGTATCCTGTGCCGCAGCCATCCCGGATAATCGCCTTTGGCTGCATGCTTCTCATTACTTTTTACATGGCTGCAGTTGTGGCCTTGCGCACCCTTAGCTTTGTCTGA
- the LOC108164123 gene encoding microsomal glutathione S-transferase 1 produces the protein MDNKTLATPITGPMRLVLLDRSNPVFACYLVWMSLLVLKMLCMSLLTARQRMRTKTFANPEDLRLPKLSEVRFGDAHVERVRRAHRNDLENVLPFMLMSLAYVATGPHPMVARLVIRIGASARVLHTMVYAFIPVPQPARTLAFFTTFLITCFEAIYVLVCCIKYI, from the exons ATGGACAACAAGACATTGGCCACTCCCATTACCGGGCCCATGCGCCTGGTACTGCTAGACAGGTCGAATCCCGTTTTCGCCTGCTACCTGGTCTGGATGAGTTTGCTGGTGCTGAAAATGCTGTGCATGTCGCTGCTCACAGCCCGCCAGCGGATGAGGACCAAGACCTTTGCTAATCCCGAGGATCTTCGCCTCCCCAAGCTCAGCGAGGTGCGATTCGGAGATGCCCATGTGGAGCGAGTGCGTCG TGCTCATCGGAACGATCTGGAGAATGTGCTGCCGTTTATGTTAATGTCCCTGGCCTATGTGGCCACTGGGCCGCATCCGATGGTTGCACGGCTGGTCATACGCATCGGGGCAAGTGCCAGAGTGCTGCATACCATGGTCTACGCTTTCATCCCGGTTCCCCAGCCGGCCCGGACCCTAGCATTCTTCACCACCTTTTTAATCACCTGCTTTGAGGCGATCTATGTGCTCGTCTGCTGTATCAAGTATATCTAG
- the LOC108151730 gene encoding tubulin-specific chaperone A-like — translation MYCPRITKPQANDNRPQAKPKPKPKPKLESNQRPTTYYSGSDPRLEQLVVYRSLLEHLLYQKMHYDRERELEEQRLERFRREGLNERSLMVQERVLKRTLAMLPGIVFKMRNEVDRLQRLLETDQQKLRQLDLELFDQCQQLLSASKQSLDHEL, via the coding sequence ATGTACTGTCCCCGTATAACCAAGCCACAAGCCAACGATAATCGCCCCCAagccaagcccaagcccaagcctaAGCCTAAGCTCGAATCCAACCAGCGCCCTACCACATACTACAGTGGGTCCGACCCCCGTCTCGAGCAACTAGTCGTCTACCGGTCCCTGCTCGAGCACTTGCTGTACCAAAAGATGCACTATGACCGGGAACGGGAACTAGAAGAGCAGCGTCTGGAGCGGTTTCGGCGCGAGGGCCTCAACGAGCGCAGCCTGATGGTACAAGAGCGGGTTCTGAAGAGGACTCTGGCCATGCTCCCAGGCATTGTCTTTAAGATGCGCAACGAGGTGGATAGGCTGCAGCGCCTCCTGGAGACCGACCAGCAGAAGCTGAGGCAGCTGGATCTGGAGCTCTTCGATCAGTGCCAGCAGCTGCTAAGCGCCTCGAAGCAGAGCCTAGACCACGAGCTCTGA